The bacterium genome has a window encoding:
- the ppdK gene encoding pyruvate, phosphate dikinase, giving the protein MAATSDKKYVYSFGRGKTEGGASDKNLLGGKGANLAEMCHLGLPVPAGFTVSTECCVDFFANKSRFPKSLATEVEVALRQVETDMGMKFGDVKDPLLLSCRSGARKSMPGMMETVLNVGLCTKTIPGLISKTGNERFVYDSYRRLIMMYSDVVMEKSEGVEPAEGKGIRMQLEGIMHELKAKKGYKSDTDMTTEDLKGLCEKFKERVKKVLGKAFPDDPMDQMWGGVGAVFKSWNGKRAISYRRIEGIPDEWGTAVNVQAMVFGNMGDSSATGVAFTRNPATGENKFYGEWLINAQGEDVVAGTRTPSPLNDDTKNDQNKHLLSLEGQMPPIYKQLCKIRETLEKHYKDMQDIEFTIQEGKLFMLQCRNGKRTGTAALNMAMDMLAEKLIDEKTAVLRLEPQQLDELLHPVVDPKAEQTLKALCKGLPAGPGGACGQIVFTSTEAVKQAKAGKTVILVREETNPEDVEGMRAAMGILTARGGMTSHAALVARGWGKCCIVGASGLHVDVHAKKLTVGNVVLKEGAVVTLNGSRGTVFNGKVALVDNSENPRFQKFMQLVDKFRTMGVRANVETAEDARKARAFGAEGIGLFRTEHMFYGKGCDEPLFLLRKMILSKSAEERVSVLKKLFRFVKSDIKATLAAMDGLPVTVRLLDPPLHEFVPQSPAKQKELAVSLGISPKEVKARGEALHESNPMMGHRGVRLGITYPEITEMQIRAIFEAAAELIKSGKKCQPEIMIPVTCDINELKHQKAIVVAVYEDVIARKKIDAIPYLFGTMIEIPRAALLADRMAQEADFFSFGTNDLTQMTFGFSRDDIGGFMGEYLEQKVVAADPFQTIDQDGVGQLIKMSVEKGRQTKKHLKVGICGEQGGDPESVKFCFKTGLNYVSCSPYRVPIARLAAAHAALKG; this is encoded by the coding sequence ATGGCAGCGACGAGTGATAAAAAGTATGTGTATAGTTTCGGCCGCGGTAAAACCGAGGGCGGAGCCAGTGATAAGAACCTGTTGGGCGGCAAGGGTGCAAACCTTGCGGAAATGTGTCATCTTGGACTTCCCGTGCCGGCAGGCTTTACGGTGTCCACGGAATGCTGTGTGGATTTCTTTGCGAACAAGTCCCGCTTCCCCAAGAGCCTCGCCACGGAAGTGGAAGTGGCCCTGCGCCAGGTGGAAACCGACATGGGCATGAAGTTCGGTGACGTCAAGGATCCCCTTCTGCTGTCCTGCCGTTCGGGCGCCCGCAAATCCATGCCGGGCATGATGGAAACCGTGTTGAACGTCGGCCTTTGCACCAAGACCATTCCCGGCCTGATCTCCAAGACCGGCAATGAGCGTTTCGTGTACGACTCCTACCGCCGCCTGATCATGATGTACTCTGACGTGGTGATGGAGAAGTCTGAAGGCGTCGAACCCGCCGAAGGCAAGGGCATCCGCATGCAGCTTGAAGGCATCATGCACGAGCTCAAGGCCAAGAAGGGCTACAAGTCCGATACCGACATGACCACCGAAGACCTGAAGGGGTTGTGCGAGAAATTCAAGGAGCGCGTCAAAAAGGTGCTGGGCAAGGCGTTCCCGGATGATCCGATGGATCAGATGTGGGGCGGCGTCGGGGCCGTGTTCAAGAGCTGGAACGGCAAGCGCGCCATCTCCTATCGCCGCATCGAAGGCATTCCGGATGAGTGGGGTACCGCCGTCAACGTTCAGGCCATGGTGTTCGGCAACATGGGCGATTCGTCCGCCACCGGCGTGGCGTTCACCCGCAATCCCGCCACCGGCGAGAACAAATTCTACGGCGAATGGCTGATCAACGCCCAGGGCGAAGACGTGGTGGCGGGTACCCGCACCCCCAGTCCGCTGAATGACGACACCAAGAACGACCAGAACAAGCACCTGCTTTCACTGGAAGGTCAGATGCCGCCGATCTACAAGCAGCTTTGCAAGATCCGCGAGACGCTTGAGAAGCATTACAAGGATATGCAGGACATTGAGTTCACGATCCAGGAAGGCAAATTGTTCATGCTGCAATGCCGTAACGGCAAACGCACCGGCACCGCCGCGCTGAACATGGCCATGGACATGCTCGCCGAAAAGCTGATCGACGAGAAAACCGCCGTCCTGCGTCTGGAACCCCAGCAGCTGGACGAGCTTCTGCACCCGGTGGTGGATCCCAAGGCGGAGCAGACCCTCAAGGCGCTCTGCAAGGGCCTGCCAGCCGGACCCGGCGGCGCCTGCGGCCAGATCGTGTTCACCTCCACCGAGGCGGTGAAACAGGCCAAGGCCGGCAAGACCGTGATCCTGGTTCGTGAAGAGACCAACCCCGAAGACGTGGAAGGCATGCGCGCCGCCATGGGCATTCTGACCGCCCGCGGCGGCATGACCAGTCATGCGGCCCTGGTGGCCCGCGGCTGGGGCAAGTGCTGTATTGTCGGCGCGAGCGGCCTGCACGTGGATGTGCACGCGAAGAAGCTCACCGTTGGCAATGTGGTGTTGAAAGAAGGCGCAGTGGTGACCCTGAACGGGAGCCGCGGCACCGTCTTCAACGGCAAGGTGGCCTTGGTGGACAATTCCGAGAATCCCCGCTTCCAGAAGTTCATGCAGCTGGTGGACAAGTTCCGCACGATGGGCGTCCGCGCCAATGTGGAAACCGCCGAGGATGCCCGCAAGGCCCGCGCCTTCGGCGCCGAGGGGATCGGCTTGTTCCGGACCGAGCACATGTTCTACGGCAAGGGATGCGATGAGCCTCTCTTCCTGCTCCGAAAAATGATCCTGAGCAAGTCAGCGGAAGAACGGGTGTCGGTCTTGAAGAAACTCTTCCGCTTTGTGAAGAGTGACATCAAGGCGACCCTGGCGGCCATGGACGGCCTGCCGGTCACCGTTCGGCTGTTGGACCCGCCCCTGCATGAATTCGTGCCCCAGAGCCCGGCCAAGCAGAAGGAACTGGCCGTCAGCCTCGGCATTTCGCCCAAGGAAGTCAAAGCCCGTGGCGAGGCCCTGCATGAATCCAACCCGATGATGGGACACCGTGGTGTGCGTTTAGGCATCACCTATCCCGAAATCACGGAAATGCAGATCCGCGCCATCTTCGAGGCAGCGGCGGAACTGATCAAGAGCGGCAAGAAATGCCAGCCCGAGATCATGATCCCGGTCACCTGCGACATCAACGAGTTGAAGCATCAGAAGGCCATTGTCGTAGCTGTCTACGAGGATGTGATTGCACGTAAGAAGATCGACGCCATCCCCTACTTATTCGGGACGATGATCGAGATTCCGCGTGCGGCGCTCCTGGCGGACCGTATGGCGCAGGAAGCCGACTTCTTCTCCTTCGGAACCAATGACCTGACCCAGATGACGTTCGGATTCAGCCGTGATGATATCGGCGGATTCATGGGCGAATACCTGGAACAGAAGGTCGTTGCGGCCGATCCCTTCCAGACGATTGATCAGGATGGCGTGGGCCAGTTGATCAAGATGTCGGTGGAAAAGGGCCGTCAGACCAAGAAGCACCTGAAGGTCGGCATCTGCGGCGAACAGGGTGGCGATCCCGAGTCGGTGAAGTTCTGCTTCAAGACCGGTCTGAACTATGTGAGCTGCAGTCCGTATCGGGTGCCGATCGCCCGCTTGGCGGCCGCTCACGCGGCGCTCAAGGGCTGA
- the tkt gene encoding transketolase — protein MSKAIEVVANTIRGLAMDGVQKANSGHPGMPMGMADVAAVLFMNHLNHCPSRLDWPNRDRFVLSGGHGSMLLYSMLHLTGYDLPLSELAQFRQWGSKTPGHPEYGHTAGVEATTGPLGQGCAMATGMALAERMMAARFNSGAFAPVDHHTFVFCGDGDLMEGISHEAFSLAGHLGLNKLVVFYDSNRITIEGGTSLSYSDDVRKRFVGYKWNVLEIDGHNMDEIEKAIVAAKAEKDRPTLIITNTHIAQGSPNLHDSHKAHGEPLGVAEVKATKKALGLPEDKDFYVPDQVRELFAVRARELEAKVVAWEADYKKYAAAYPELAKTWQDCTKQELPADLEKLMPTFEKPEATRVSSGKVMQVLAKTMPWFVGGAADLAPSTKTFLEGMGSVLPGKFEGRNLHFGVRELGMSGVMNGLQLHGGFRVFGATFFVFSDYCRPTIRVAALMSLPTIYVFTHDSFYVGEDGPTHEPVEQLASYRCMPNVSVIRPADPTETVSAWIAALKNKSGPTVLLLTRQNLPVLDRKVYPAASNLEKGAYVLWQSAEGTPDLILIGTGSEVSLALEAAKEVAKGGKIVRVVSMPSWDLFEKQSAEYRAQVLPADCKKRLAIEAGCSMGWAKYVGCKGRTLSLDTFGASAPAQVLAEKFGFTTANVVKLAKEVLG, from the coding sequence GTGAGCAAAGCAATTGAGGTCGTGGCAAATACTATTCGTGGTCTGGCAATGGATGGCGTGCAAAAAGCAAACTCAGGGCATCCGGGAATGCCGATGGGGATGGCGGATGTGGCGGCCGTACTGTTCATGAACCACCTGAACCATTGCCCGTCCCGCCTCGACTGGCCGAATCGCGACCGGTTTGTGCTGTCCGGCGGCCATGGGTCCATGTTGCTGTACAGCATGCTCCACCTGACGGGCTATGATCTGCCGCTCAGCGAGCTCGCCCAATTCCGCCAGTGGGGCAGCAAAACCCCCGGGCATCCTGAGTATGGTCACACCGCCGGCGTCGAAGCCACCACCGGTCCGCTGGGGCAGGGGTGCGCGATGGCCACCGGGATGGCACTGGCGGAACGCATGATGGCCGCCCGCTTCAATTCCGGCGCCTTTGCCCCGGTGGATCACCACACGTTTGTCTTCTGCGGTGATGGCGATCTCATGGAAGGGATCTCGCACGAGGCCTTTTCGCTGGCCGGCCACCTCGGGCTGAACAAGCTGGTCGTGTTCTATGATAGCAACCGGATCACCATCGAGGGCGGCACCTCCCTGTCCTACAGTGACGATGTGCGCAAACGGTTTGTCGGGTACAAGTGGAATGTGCTGGAGATCGACGGGCACAATATGGATGAGATCGAGAAGGCCATTGTGGCGGCCAAGGCTGAGAAAGACCGGCCCACCTTGATCATCACCAATACCCACATTGCCCAGGGATCCCCGAATTTACACGATTCCCACAAGGCGCATGGCGAACCGCTGGGCGTGGCGGAAGTCAAGGCCACCAAGAAGGCCCTGGGGCTACCGGAAGACAAGGATTTCTACGTGCCGGATCAGGTGCGGGAGCTGTTTGCAGTCCGCGCCCGTGAGCTGGAGGCCAAGGTGGTGGCCTGGGAGGCCGATTACAAGAAGTACGCCGCCGCCTATCCGGAGCTGGCCAAAACCTGGCAGGACTGCACGAAGCAGGAGCTGCCGGCGGATCTTGAGAAACTCATGCCGACCTTTGAAAAGCCTGAGGCGACCCGTGTCTCCTCGGGTAAAGTGATGCAGGTCCTGGCCAAGACGATGCCCTGGTTCGTGGGGGGCGCGGCCGACCTGGCGCCCAGCACCAAGACCTTCCTGGAGGGAATGGGCTCGGTGTTGCCCGGCAAGTTTGAGGGACGCAATCTGCATTTCGGGGTACGCGAGCTCGGGATGTCGGGCGTGATGAACGGTCTGCAGTTGCATGGCGGCTTCCGGGTGTTCGGCGCCACGTTCTTCGTGTTCTCCGATTATTGCCGGCCTACCATCCGCGTGGCCGCCCTGATGAGCCTGCCGACGATCTATGTGTTCACGCATGACAGCTTTTATGTCGGCGAAGACGGTCCGACGCATGAGCCCGTCGAGCAGCTCGCCAGCTACCGCTGTATGCCCAATGTATCGGTGATTCGTCCGGCCGATCCCACGGAGACGGTGTCCGCCTGGATTGCGGCGCTGAAAAACAAATCCGGTCCGACGGTGCTGTTGCTGACCCGCCAGAACCTGCCGGTGCTGGACCGCAAGGTCTATCCCGCGGCCTCGAACCTGGAGAAGGGCGCCTATGTGCTCTGGCAAAGCGCTGAAGGCACACCCGACTTGATTCTGATTGGAACGGGCTCCGAGGTCAGCCTGGCGCTGGAGGCCGCAAAGGAAGTGGCCAAGGGCGGCAAGATCGTCCGGGTGGTCAGCATGCCGTCCTGGGATCTTTTCGAGAAGCAGAGTGCCGAGTATCGGGCGCAGGTGCTGCCGGCGGACTGCAAAAAACGCCTGGCGATCGAAGCCGGTTGCTCCATGGGCTGGGCCAAGTATGTGGGGTGCAAGGGGCGGACCCTGAGCCTGGATACCTTCGGTGCTTCGGCGCCCGCGCAGGTGCTGGCCGAGAAATTCGGCTTTACCACTGCCAATGTGGTGAAACTGGCGAAAGAAGTGCTGGGATAA
- a CDS encoding putative toxin-antitoxin system toxin component, PIN family → MIAAVFDTNVVISGVLSPNGSPGKLLNAVLDGLCQPVVTDSVLAEYEVVLSRPKFGFPSSRIHSLLDAIRSRAVFAPFAPVMNAGSLPDADDVIFIEAAFGLNVPIVTGNAKHFPKQVVKHIPILSPAEFLTRFYGA, encoded by the coding sequence ATGATCGCTGCTGTGTTTGATACCAACGTGGTGATCTCGGGCGTCCTTTCCCCTAATGGATCCCCGGGCAAACTCCTCAATGCGGTTCTCGACGGACTCTGTCAGCCGGTAGTGACCGACAGCGTTCTCGCTGAATATGAAGTCGTGCTGAGCCGCCCGAAATTCGGGTTTCCATCGTCCCGTATCCATTCGTTGCTCGATGCCATCCGGTCACGTGCGGTTTTCGCCCCGTTCGCGCCGGTGATGAATGCAGGATCCTTGCCCGATGCCGATGACGTCATTTTTATCGAAGCGGCTTTCGGTCTGAATGTTCCGATCGTCACCGGCAATGCCAAGCATTTCCCTAAACAGGTCGTAAAGCATATCCCCATCCTCTCGCCTGCCGAATTCCTCACCCGGTTTTACGGAGCCTGA